Proteins from one Gossypium raimondii isolate GPD5lz chromosome 8, ASM2569854v1, whole genome shotgun sequence genomic window:
- the LOC105790529 gene encoding fasciclin-like arabinogalactan protein 7, whose protein sequence is MEFSMIFMISFSVLILCSSLAYGQVAMSTSPTPSPSPAPAPAPTPAYTNLKDLLSVAGPYHKFLDYLESTKLIDTFQIQANNTVEGITIFVPKDNAFKALKKPSLSNLTDDQLKSVLLFHALPRYYALADFNDLSEKGPISTLAGGQYTLQFNDDSGTVRLDSGWSKTKVTSAVHTSKPVAVYQVDKVLLPEAIFGTDIPPTPAPAPALGISPSADTPSAAKSEETGSSSKPSSSGSSSPRIMMNSGIWTQLVLAFLGGWLVLFF, encoded by the coding sequence atggagtttTCCATGATTTTTATGATTAGCTTCTCTGTATTGATTTTGTGCTCCTCACTGGCATATGGTCAAGTTGCAATGAGCACAAGCCCGACACCGTCACCCTCACCAGCACCGGCACCGGCACCGACACCGGCATACACAAATCTCAAAGACTTACTCTCTGTGGCAGGTCCATATCACAAGTTCCTGGACTACCTCGAATCGACTAAATTAATCGACACGTTCCAAATCCAAGCCAACAACACGGTTGAAGGCATTACGATTTTCGTACCGAAAGACAACGCATTCAAGGCTCTTAAGAAGCCTTCATTGTCAAATCTAACTGATGATCAGCTCAAATCAGTGCTCCTTTTCCATGCCTTACCACGATACTATGCCCTTGCGGACTTCAATGACCTAAGTGAGAAAGGCCCTATTAGTACACTTGCTGGTGGCCAATACACTTTGCAATTCAACGACGATTCTGGTACCGTCCGCCTCGATTCCGGATGGAGCAAAACAAAAGTCACCAGCGCAGTACACACGTCCAAGCCAGTCGCAGTCTATCAAGTCGATAAGGTCCTTCTTCCGGAGGCCATTTTCGGGACCGACATACCTCCGACACCTGCACCTGCCCCGGCTCTTGGTATTAGCCCATCAGCTGACACTCCATCAGCAGCAAAATCCGAAGAAACTGGTTCCTCATCAAAGCCTTCGTCTTCGGGTTCATCCTCACCTAGGATCATGATGAACTCGGGCATTTGGACTCAGCTGGTTTTGGCATTCTTAGGTGGATGGCTGGTTCTATTTTTCTGA